In Juglans microcarpa x Juglans regia isolate MS1-56 chromosome 7D, Jm3101_v1.0, whole genome shotgun sequence, the following are encoded in one genomic region:
- the LOC121239852 gene encoding very-long-chain aldehyde decarbonylase CER1-like, with translation MASKPGVLTSWPWTPLGSFKYVILAPWAINGTYLFVSMEKSERDLSYFLIFPFLLWRMLHNQIWISLSRYWTAKAGNRSIVDKGLEFDQIDRESNWDDQILFNGILMYLAYKSKTLDPSRLPVWRTDGVILTILMHAGPVEFLYYWLHRALHHHFLYSRYHSHHHSSIVTQPITSVIHPFAEHIVYYLLFAIPMVAALISRTASIGSIAGYITYIDFMNNLGHCNFELIPKSLFSLFPPLKFLMYTPRKFHSLHHTQFRTNYSLFMPFYDYLYGTMDKSSDTLYETSLKREAKSPEVVHLMHLTTPESIYHLRLGFASFASRPFTSKWYLWLIWPVTWWSMMLTWLYGRTFVVEKHRFDKLSLQTWVIPKYSLQYFLEWQKESINNLIEEAILEAEEKGAKVLSLGLLNQGEELNRYGEVYIKKHPQLKVKVVDGSSLAVAVVLNSIPKGTTEVVLRGKLTKVAYTLAFTLCQKGIRVVTLREDEYLKLKKSFNTKFESNLVFSKSYADHDHQMTWLVGDGLDEEEQLKASKGTLFIPFSQFPPKQLRKDCSYHSTPAMVTPRSLENLHSCENWLPRRVMSAWRVAAIVHALEGWNEHECGNKVCNIEKVWEASLRHGFQPLIFQTQSNKHY, from the exons ATGGCTTCTAAACCCGGAGTTCTCACCAGCTGGCCATGGACGCCTCTTGGAAGCTTTAAG TACGTGATCCTGGCTCCTTGGGCTATTAATGGTACATACTTATTTGTAAGCATGGAGAAGAGCGAAAGGGACCTTTCCTACTTCCTCATATTCCCTTTTCTACTATGGAGGATGCTTCACAACCAGATATGGATTAGCCTCTCTCGTTACTGGACTGCTAAAGCTGGCAACCGCTCCATCGTCGACAAGGGCCTGGAATTCGATCAAATCGACAGAGAAAGCAATTG gGATGATCAAATATTATTCAATGGAATACTGATGTACCTAGCGTATAAAAGCAAGACTTTAGATCCCTCACGCTTGCCTGTGTGGAGGACAGATGGAGTAATATTGACAATTCTTATGCATGCTGGTCCCGTTGAGTTTCTCTACTACTGGCTTCACAGAGCACTCCACCACCATTTCCTTTACTCTCGCTACCATTCTCATCACCATTCTTCCATTGTCACCCAGCCTATTACTT CTGTCATTCATCCGTTTGCCGAACACATAGTGTACTACTTGCTGTTTGCAATACCAATGGTGGCGGCATTGATAAGCAGGACTGCGTCAATAGGATCCATCGCAGGTTATATCACGTATATTGATTTCATGAACAACCTGGGTCACTGCAACTTCGAACTTATTCCTAagtctctcttctccctctttcCCCCACTCAAGTTCCTCATGTACACCCCTCGTAA GTTTCACTCCCTGCATCATACACAGTTTCGCACAAATTACTCGCTTTTCATGCCATTCTACGATTACCTCTATGGAACCATGGACAAGTCCTCCGACACACTATACGAAACTTCACTGAAAAGGGAAGCAAAGTCGCCTGAAGTAGTGCATCTAATGCATCTAACCACGCCGGAGTCCATCTATCATCTCCGCCTGGGGTTTGCCTCATTTGCCTCGAGGCCTTTCACCTCAAAGTGGTACCTGTGGTTGATTTGGCCGGTGACATGGTGGTCCATGATGTTAACTTGGTTATATGGCCGTACCTTCGTAGTCGAGAAGCACCGTTTTGATAAACTCAGTCTACAGACTTGGGTCATACCAAAATACAGTCTGCAA TACTTTCTGGAATGGCAAAAGGAGTCTATCAATAACTTAATTGAGGAAGCCATATTGGAAGCAGAGGAAAAAGGTGCTAAAGTTCTAAGCCTAGGTCTCTTGAATCAG GGAGAGGAGCTTAATAGATATGGTGAGGTTTACATTAAGAAGCACCCTCAGCTAAAAGTCAAGGTGGTGGATGGGAGTAGCCTGGCAGTTGCTGTTGTGCTAAACAGCATTCCCAAAGGAACAACCGAAGTGGTTCTTAGAGGCAAACTCACCAAGGTTGCTTATACTCTGGCTTTTACTTTATGCCAGAAGGGTATCCGG GTAGTTACATTACGTGAGGATGAGTATCTGAAGCTCAAAAAATCGTTCAACACCAAGTTTGAAAGTAATTTGGTCTTTTCAAAAAGTTatgctgatcatgatcatcagatG ACTTGGTTAGTGGGAGATGGATTGGACGAAGAAGAACAGCTGAAGGCGTCGAAAGGAACATTATTTATTCCCTTCTCACAATTCCCACCTAAACAATTGCGCAAAGACTGTTCCTACCACAGCACACCAGCGATGGTGACTCCAAGATCTCTAGAGAATTTGCACTCTTGCGAG AATTGGCTGCCAAGAAGGGTGATGAGTGCATGGCGTGTAGCTGCTATTGTGCACGCATTAGAAGGATGGAATGAGCATGAGTGCGGTAACAAAGTTTGCAACATTGAGAAAGTTTGGGAAGCAAGTCTTCGACATGGATTTCAACCTTTGATATTCCAAACTCAATCCAATAAGCACTACTAG